In one Sandaracinaceae bacterium genomic region, the following are encoded:
- a CDS encoding YiiX/YebB-like N1pC/P60 family cysteine hydrolase — translation MLRTWRGIGLGATASFAFAYGVAFYTPTQVGTGASRLTDRWMDTLHEEARHGDWIVVRGTHIGDQVVAGGSMAELTHAALYDRERDEVIEAVGSGVHASPARELLAQAYRFLIVRPRSWDAERGAAAVERARSRIGYDYDFLGTIGLQSDRRFYCTELCVDAYRARERGWMPRGVIHPEHMTRFGQLVHDSGPRPRTDAVGQVDATLRARFAAVMAQAQGVDYAASVAPGLLRGGAPDARGIEWLAEQGVRTVVNLRHFHGRTEGDRVRAAGMRYEWIPLESTDAPTAAQVDRFMAIVTDPEAQPVYVHCLHGVDRTGAMIALYRMRVDGWSNSDALAEMEHFGAHDLLHDLRHFVSAYVPSR, via the coding sequence ATGCTCCGGACCTGGCGAGGCATCGGCCTGGGCGCCACGGCGTCCTTCGCGTTCGCGTACGGCGTCGCGTTCTACACGCCGACCCAGGTCGGCACCGGCGCGTCGCGCTTGACCGATCGGTGGATGGACACGCTCCACGAGGAGGCCCGGCACGGCGACTGGATCGTCGTGCGCGGCACCCACATCGGCGACCAGGTCGTCGCGGGGGGCAGCATGGCGGAGCTGACCCACGCCGCCCTCTACGACCGCGAGCGCGACGAGGTCATCGAGGCGGTGGGCAGCGGCGTGCACGCGAGCCCGGCGCGCGAGCTGCTCGCGCAGGCGTACCGCTTCCTCATCGTGCGGCCGCGCAGCTGGGACGCCGAGCGAGGCGCCGCCGCCGTCGAGCGCGCCCGCTCACGCATCGGCTACGACTACGACTTCCTCGGCACGATCGGTCTCCAGTCCGACCGGCGCTTTTACTGCACGGAGCTCTGCGTCGACGCCTACCGCGCCCGCGAGCGGGGCTGGATGCCGCGCGGGGTCATTCACCCCGAGCACATGACGCGCTTCGGCCAGCTCGTGCACGACTCGGGGCCGCGCCCGCGCACCGACGCGGTGGGCCAGGTCGACGCGACCCTGCGCGCGCGCTTCGCCGCGGTGATGGCGCAGGCCCAGGGCGTCGACTACGCGGCCTCCGTCGCGCCGGGGCTGCTCCGCGGCGGCGCCCCGGACGCGCGCGGCATCGAGTGGCTCGCCGAGCAGGGCGTGCGCACCGTCGTGAACCTGCGGCACTTCCACGGGCGCACCGAAGGCGATCGCGTCCGCGCGGCCGGCATGCGCTACGAGTGGATCCCGCTCGAGTCCACCGACGCGCCCACCGCCGCGCAGGTGGATCGGTTCATGGCCATCGTCACCGACCCGGAGGCGCAGCCCGTCTACGTGCACTGCCTGCACGGCGTCGATCGGACCGGCGCGATGATCGCGCTCTACCGCATGCGCGTCGACGGCTGGTCGAACAGCGACGCCCTCGCCGAGATGGAGCACTTCGGCGCGCACGATCTCCTCCACGACCTGCGCCACTTCGTCAGCGCCTACGTGCCCTCTCGGTGA